One genomic region from Salvia hispanica cultivar TCC Black 2014 chromosome 2, UniMelb_Shisp_WGS_1.0, whole genome shotgun sequence encodes:
- the LOC125204770 gene encoding protein LAX PANICLE 2-like — translation MTMFSAEKRRFCSGEGYGFLSVGSDLVGGMTEEKGDSHVKEGGESSSKDEEWLQLSIGGGGAQDAGKKNRPPVELELLPHSQIRPETYRAPAGFSPSFISHQHEINWAFRPIPIASPSPSPSPSYFVRPAFQLYEPDFRVVQPPRRPHSGVWFMLQASHNQEREPFLPQISKSYLRIKDGRMTIRLVIKYLVNKLSLEDESEIEIKCKGQRLLPLLTLQYVRDNIWSSSRDFITLLPNSSTTHHIMVLHYARTHPSN, via the exons ATGACCATGTTTTCGGCTGAGAAGCGGAGATTTTGCAGCGGCGAGGGTTATGGTTTCTTAAGCGTAGGATCGGATCTAGTTGGTGGAATGACGGAGGAAAAGGGAGATTCTCATGTTAAGGAAGGCGGCGAATCGAGCTCCAAAGACGAGGAGTGGCTGCAGCTCAGCATCGGCGGTGGCGGTGCCCAGGATGCTGGAAAGAAGAATAGGCCGCCGGTGGAGTTGGAGTTGTTGCCTCATTCGCAAATTAGGCCGGAGACGTATCGCGCTCCGGCCGGGTTTAGCCCCTCTTTTATATCGCATCAGCACGAGATTAACTGGGCGTTTAGGCCTATTCCGATTGCTAGTCCTTCGCCATCGCCATCGCCCTCTTATTTTGTGAGGCCGGCGTTCCAGCTGTACGAGCCGGATTTCAGAGTGGTGCAGCCCCCGAGGAGGCCGCATTCTGGAGTCTGGTTTATGCTCCAAGCATCGCATAATCA GGAAAGAGAGCCATTTCTTCCCCAGATATCCAAGAGCTACTTGAGAATCAA GGATGGGAGGATGACGATTCGACTGGTGATAAAATACCTTGTTAACAAGCTTAGCTTGGAAGATGAATCAGAG ATAGAGATAAAATGCAAAGGACAAAGGCTTCTACCTTTGTTGACACTGCAGTATGTAAGAGATAACATTTGGAGTAGTTCAAGGGATTTCATCACTTTGCTTCCCAATTCCTCAACTACTCATCACATAATGGTGCTTCACTATGCTAGAACCCATCcctctaattaa